Within the Desulfatiglans anilini DSM 4660 genome, the region GAACATCGACAAGAACGGGAACGGCCGCCCAAGCGTCTGATACATACACCTTTCCCGGTTTTCCCTGGAAATATCTTCTTGACAGGCGTAACCTCGCAGGTTACACTGCACGTAATGATAAAATCGTTTAAACATAAAGGTTTGGAAGAATTCTTTTATACGGGGGTCAAGAAAGGAATTAAGCCTGAACATGCAAACAGGCTTGAACGAATCCTCGACCGCCTCAATGCTGCAACTGAGATTAAGGATATGAATTACCCTGGCTCATCCCTTCACCTGTTGAGCGGCGATAAAAAAGGATTTTATGCAGTGAAAGTATCAGGCAATTGGCGAGTTTTTTTTCAATTTATCGACAGTGATGCATATGTTGTGGATTACGATGATTACCATTAGAGGGTATGCCAATGCGTAGAATGACGAGATGTCCGACACATCCGGGCAGCATAATAAAAGAAGACTATCTCTTGCCTCTATCCATCACAATCAAGGATATGGCTGAATCGCTCGGAGTTTCGAGAAAAACATTATCTAAAATTATAAATGAAAGAGGTGCCGTCACACCGGAGATGGCCTTGCGCTTGTCACGTGCCTTTCATACCACTCCGGACTTTTGGCTTAATTTGCAGAAAAATTTTGACCTTTGGCAAGCGGAAACAGAATCGCAAGAATGGAAAAAGGTAAAGCCATTTCCCCGAGAAATGCTCCATGATCATGATGCATCGCCCAACTGCGAACCAGCCACTTGATAGGGTCCGGGTTGGCAGCACCTCTTCCGCAATATTTATCAACGTAAAACATGTCCGGTTTTTCACTCGTGCATCGGAGCGGCTGGCCTTGGAGTCTGCTTCCCCCGCATCACCGAAATCTGCTGCAACGAGTATATGCCCATATGGGCATGCATACGCGGGAAATATCCGCCGGAGTTCCAGGGCCGGCGAAGCGCAGCCTAACGGGCTGATCGAGATAGCTTTCCCTTTCCCACGCCTGCTTCAATTCCAACACATGCCCATACAGCGTATGTAAGACGTCCAAAATGCCCTTCAAGCTCAAATCGCTTTTTCTGTTCAATATCTAAACGAAATTAGATTGACATTCAGGATGACT harbors:
- a CDS encoding HigA family addiction module antitoxin, with translation MTRCPTHPGSIIKEDYLLPLSITIKDMAESLGVSRKTLSKIINERGAVTPEMALRLSRAFHTTPDFWLNLQKNFDLWQAETESQEWKKVKPFPREMLHDHDASPNCEPAT
- a CDS encoding type II toxin-antitoxin system RelE/ParE family toxin, whose amino-acid sequence is MIKSFKHKGLEEFFYTGVKKGIKPEHANRLERILDRLNAATEIKDMNYPGSSLHLLSGDKKGFYAVKVSGNWRVFFQFIDSDAYVVDYDDYH